One window from the genome of Lutra lutra chromosome X, mLutLut1.2, whole genome shotgun sequence encodes:
- the PHF6 gene encoding PHD finger protein 6 isoform X3, whose product MCSLCHCPGATIGCDVKTCHRTYHYHCALHDKAQIREKPSQGIYMVYCRKHKKTAHNAEADLEESFNEHELEPSSPKSKKKSRKGRPRKTNFKGLSEDTRSTSSHGTDEMESSSYRDRSPHRSSPSDTRPKCGFCHVGEEENEARGKLHIFNAKKAAAHYKCMLFSSGTVQLTTTSRAEFGDFDIKTVLQEIKRGKRMKCTLCSQPGATIGCEIKACVKTYHYHCGVQDKAKYIENMSRGIYKLYCKNHSGNDERDEEDEERESKSRGKVEIDQQQLTQQQLNGN is encoded by the exons ATGTGCTCTTTGTGCCATTGTCCTGGAGCCACAATTGGTTGTGATGTGAAAACATGTCACAGGACGTACCACTACCACTGTGCGCTGCATGATAAAGCTCAAATACGGGAGAAACCTTCACAAGGAATTTACAT ggTTTATTGCCGGAAACACAAGAAAACTGCACATAATGCTGAAG CTGACTTAGAAGAAAGTTTTAACGAACATGAATTGGAGCCCTCATCacctaaaagtaaaaagaaaagtcgCAAAGGAAGGCCAcgaaaaactaattttaaaggGCTGTCGGAAGATACCAGGTCCACATCCTCCCATGGAACAGATGAAATGGAAAGTAGTTCCTAC AGAGATCGGTCTCCACATAGAAGCAGCCCTAGTGACACCAGGCCTAAATGTGGATTTTGTCatgtaggagaggaagaaaacgAAGCAAGAGGAAAGCTGCATATATTTAATGCCAAGAAGGCAGCTGCACATTATAAGTGCATG ttaTTTTCTTCTGGCACAGTCCAGCTCACAACAACATCAAGAGCAGAATTTGGAGATTTTGATATTAAAACTGTACTTCAGGAGATTAAGCGAGGAAAAAGAATG AAATGTACACTTTGCAGTCAGCCCGGTGCTACTATTGGATGTGAAATAAAAGCCTGTGTTAAGACTTACCATTACCACTGTGGAGTACAAGACAAAGctaaatacattgaaaatatgTCACGAGGAATTTACAA ACTGTACTGTAAAAATCATAGTGGGAATGATGAGAGAGACGAAGAAGATGAGGAACGAGAGAGTAAAAGCCGGGGAAAAGTAGAAATTGACCAGCAGCAACTAACTCAGCAGCAACTTAATGGAAACTAG